The nucleotide sequence AGGTGCTGGACCTTCACCTGCTCCCAAGATGATTCTTGTCAACACCAAGACAAACAGACCGGAAACAAACGGTGTGGCAAATTGAACAGCCAACCAAATTAATGACAGCCAAGTTAACATTTTTTTTGTGTTTATTGAATCGGCCATTCCGCCAAGTACGATAGAGGAAAAGATAAAGAACCAAAAAAAAGAACTACCAACAAGTCCCCATTCGGAAGGGCTTAATTGTAACTCCGTCATGAGGGGAACGGAAACCAAACCAATGACAATTTTATCGACTTGGTTGATCATCCCAGAAAGAACTAGGAATGATAATATGATCCAGGAATATTTTGGCGTTTTCGGCATAAGCCCCCCCCTTTTTTACCATTAAGGGAACACCATTTCGTAATATCTGAAAAGGTACTCCCCATCACATGGCTCAGTTGGTGTTCTTATGAAACGGTCAATAAAGGTAAATCTTCAAGTTTTACGTTCAATTACTTCAAGTTTTCTACAATACCGCCGGCGGTTTTTTTACGTACAGGAATACCACCACGACCCGGTTTACCTGTGTGCTCATCAATATACATCGCGAAATCTGATGCAATTTCCCGACCATTTGGCATCGTGAGCCACAATCTTAATAAATGACGTTTGCGTTCCGGTTCTTCATAGTCTTCGTACAGAGTACGTGAATGAAGCATTGTATAGTTATTGACGAATTGCATATCACCTGGTTCCATCATCATGTTATAATGCATATTTTCATCATGAAGAATGGAATCCAACATGTCTAATGCTTCGATTTCAACTTTTGATAAATGAGTACCTGTTTTCACTTGTGCTGATTCAATAAATGTACGCACATATCTGCAGCTCAATTTACCACCGTAATAGCTAAAAATAGGTGAAGTAAATACGGGAGATTCACCCGGCGCTTCCTCTCCACGGCGATCAAAGATGAATGGACGATAGAGAATTCCGAGATACTCTGGGTATTTCTCCAGAATTTCGTTATAAACAGCCATCGAA is from Brevibacillus brevis and encodes:
- a CDS encoding TauD/TfdA family dioxygenase, producing MGSIIKEKIQGAVAWKGTDLAQDDSWIYNLSEKTIAVLENALFHVKQKGLQAPDFNKEDFPIQDLSNEVAYFVNELENGRGFLLIRGLPIERYTDEEASIIYWGLGLHMGIPVTQNARGDVLGHVIDQGLSLENPNVRGYQTKLHLPFHADGSDVVGLLSLRKAKSGGFSSIISSMAVYNEILEKYPEYLGILYRPFIFDRRGEEAPGESPVFTSPIFSYYGGKLSCRYVRTFIESAQVKTGTHLSKVEIEALDMLDSILHDENMHYNMMMEPGDMQFVNNYTMLHSRTLYEDYEEPERKRHLLRLWLTMPNGREIASDFAMYIDEHTGKPGRGGIPVRKKTAGGIVENLK